The sequence below is a genomic window from Marmota flaviventris isolate mMarFla1 chromosome 9, mMarFla1.hap1, whole genome shotgun sequence.
CCAGCTCAGCCAGTAGGCGAGCAAACTTGGTCTGTAGATCATCAAGCTGTTGATCAAGGTTTCTCAGCCGGGACTCTGTGGCCTCCTGTAGGGCAATCTCAGCTGCCTCAGCATTTACATCCAACTTGTTCAGTTTCAGCAGGATCTCACGGCCCTTCTCCTCCATGACAGCCTGGGCTTGTGGATACTCACTCAACACCTCTCGGAGGTCCTCCTTGCTGAGACAGAACAGGTCTGAATAACCGAGGCTCTTAATGTTGGCTGTGCGACGGTTTCCGGACATGTTCCCTGTGGCCCGTGGGTGGACAGAAGGGAGGATAGTTAGCAGGGATGTGGGAAGGTACCATTTCACTCCTGAACTAGGATTCCCCCCTCCAATTCTGCCTAATTCTTTCATTCAATAATGTACTGGGGACCAGACTCTGTGCTGGTTGGGTATCAGTGACATGCCTCAAAATTCATGATCTAGAGGAGAAAGACATTTAATGGGATAGTTATATAACAGTATGGTTGGTGCAGTGTAGACATATGCATTAGGTACTACGGGAAGACAGGCAAAGAGCCCTTGTCAAGCTGTAAGGCAGAGAATTTAAGGAAGCCTGGAGGAAGAAATGCCTGAACTGGGTAGGAGGTAATTAGGGGAAATAGGGAATTGAGTGGGAGGAGAGCAATCTAACCAGAAGGAGGAGCAAGAATAGAGAGATGGGCAAATTACCAAACTTCTCTAagcttcaatttccttatcttcAAAATGAGAGAAGATCAGTTCCTACCTTATACAGCTGTGTGAGAATTTGAACTGATGCATGATAAACACTTAGAGCAGGGGATGTATTAAGTATGAGATAAACTTCATTATTACTATTACCTCCATCATTTTCCAATGGTCTGTTGGTGCCTCAGTCAGTACCCATAAAGTATGCTTACTCTCTCTTCTAAGGACCCACCCTGCCAATTGACCTAGGCTCAGTTTCTTCTCAGTGTCCAGCTTCTCTCCTGAGCCCTGTAGTGACTCAGGAAGGGGTGAAGTTTCCTTCATCTAAATGTGCCCTGAAGTACCATCTTGCTCCAGCACAGAGTTCTGCTATCCCATTCTTTTTCTCAACTCTGTTCCTGGAAAAAATGCTGGGGTACCCACCTTTGATGTTGATGATACTGATCTCCCCAAAGTAGAGCCCTGCACCAAGCACAGCATACTGTGTGACACCATCATCTGCCACGACAGCCAGTTGACCCTCGCGGATGATGTACATCTCTCTGCCAATGTCCCCCTTGCGGCATACATATTCGCCTGGTGAGTAGGTCTGCGGTTGCAGCTTTAGCACAAGTTCCTCCAGCAAGCTggcctcacagttctggaagatCTGTACCCGGCTCAGAGTAGACAGGTGTACGGACACAGCCACTTCTGCTCGCAGCCGCTCAGGCAAATGCTGTAAGATGGCTACCTCATTGGTCATCTTCTTGTTGATCTGCAGGTGCTGGTACCTGGGAGAAAGGGTAGTGCCATTTCCTCACTAGCCTGTCTCTACCCCTTTCATTAGGGCTTAGATCTGCCAAGATCTCAACCACACTCAGGTCTTGCAGAGGTCATGGAAGAACCTCGTAGTTGGCTAATATCCTTTCTTGGTTATAGATGTGTTTTGGTCTCTTTGACCTCACCCAAGGTACGGATGCCTCCACTACTTGACAATGAGTACCACACTGTTTACTTTCTGTCAGTCTCCATCCCACCCATGATCAATGTTTAGTATCTCCTCCACTGATAGCTACTTCAGTCACCAAGCTCCCATCTTCTCTGAGAGCCTTCTCTCTGACTCACCAATTTTGTGgcacttatttttgtttagaaCACAGTATGACTTACCATGATACAGTCAATCATCTTGTTGGTCTTCTGCTGGTGAGGGTGGTATTGCCCTTCTCCACTCACTCTTTCTAGAGCCTTTTAAGCCCTACCAGACAGTGGGCAGCTCCCATTCCCTGGTTACCATGTTGTCCTTCTTTTTGCATGAGTTCCTCTTCCTATCAGTCTCTTACCCACCCTCTCTCCAGGTTAGATTCCCTCTGAGGAGGACACTTCTTTCCAAGCCCTCCAGCAGACTTACTAATGAATGACCAATTTAGACCCTCTCAGCTCAGTCAGTGAgtggccccccaccccccaccctgttCTGCCAGCACACTCCTCCCTCTACTGGTGTGGAACCCAGGCATTCTCACCAATCTATAACTCGCCGCTCCAGCCGCCGGTTGACATGGTGCAGCTTCATGTACTTCTTCACCAGGGCGTGATCTGGGTAGAAAGCCGCATCTGCGGTGTTCATGTTGTAGATTACAGAGCTCATGCTACCCATGATGGTGGCGAAACCCATGACGGCCAGTAGGAAATCGCCCACCATGAAGAGGTACTCCTCCTCCCGGGCTGGCAGTGGTGTATCGCCCACGGTTGTCAGGATCAGTGTGGAGAAGTAAAAGCTGTAAAGGTACTGGCGCCGCAAGCGTTCAAAACCAGGCAGCGCTGGGTCTGGGTACACCCATGCGTCACGCCCGAAGCCCAGGTACCGGGATAGTGCAAAGTATAAACAGCTGTTCCAATGGATGACGACAAAAATGTAAAGCATCAACTTGGCGATGCGAAAGGCGTTTGGGTAAGCTGTGCGGGTCTCTGTGCGGTCGAAGGCCTCGAAAAGGCGAGGCACACGAAGAAAGCGGTTGAGCCTCAGCGTGGGTATGTGTGGGCCCAGTTGCACGTAGACAGCATCAGTGGGGATGAGTGAAGCCAGGTCCAACAGGAAGCTCCAGGTGCGGACATAGCGACTCGCGATTCTACCCTTGTCAACCACCAGGATACCCTGTTCTAAGAAGCctaggggagggaagagagggatgCACTGAGATCAACCGCAGGTGAGGGTGGGCAGGCCAGGGATACAAACACAGGGACAGGGTGGAGGTGAGCATCACCCTCTTCAGGTTTTCTGGAGTGAGCAAGGAGATATTGTCAAGCACAGAGAGACACATGTGAAAGTGCTACCACTGAGGGGACCCTGTTCTTTCTGCTATGAGGGGCTTTCTTTGGGAAGGGAACATGAAACCAAGGGTCAGTTCTAGGGGCTCACTGACCCGTGTGGAAGCGCACTATGATGTCTAGAAGGTAGAGCAGGTCACTCGTGTAGTCCAGCACGAACCAGGCCAATAGATAACCATGTTGCAAGTCAGGAAAGCAGGCTCTGAGAGGTGGTgcgaagggaggagagaggattGGCTTAAAGGCCAAGCTGAGTAAGGCGGTTCAAGCTGGGGCCCCTAAATACTATTCTGCCTTGGGCCCTACAATGGGTGCTGCCCCTCCTTTAGGCCCCGCCCAAATGCCCACCGCTCTACTTCATCCCTACTTAAGGCCTCTGTTTTAGCGCCCCTGCCAAACCTGCACACGATGATGATGAGGTTATACATTACTGGGAAGACCATTGTGTTCAACCACCAGTAGTAGTAATCCCCAGATGGATCCAAGACAGGCAGCTTCTTCCTGTGGGCAAAAGGAGAGATCCTGCCTCATGTGTTCAGCAGACATTTCATAGTTGCTACTAAGAGGAATGAGGTTCATTTGGAGTGAGGTGGATAGATCTGACACAAAGGACCAGAACTCCTCACCTGGTTTTGGATGGGGCAGGTGGGCTGGATTCTGTAGTCTTCATTTTGCTgtcttggctcatggttctgtAGCCTGGTGCTGGCTTGTGCAATATCCAGGGCCTCTCTGCCTGTAGGTGGCTTGTGGAGGAGGGGGCTATTGCCTGACTGTGTGGAAGAGGCTGTCCTTGAGCTCTAGCTGTGACTTCTGCTCTTAGCAACACAATCAGGGCTAACAGTTACTGAAGGGTGGAGGCAGTGTAGCTCCAGCGACCCGCCCCGTCTCCCAGGGCTTAGGCTTACACCTTCCCAGCTAAACACCTTTAATGAGGTCCCTGGAGAAAATGGGTGTGTGTGCCTCAGAAAGAATCCTATaccttatttctttctcctttgtcttAACCCCAGCTTGAGCTACATAGGGACTCTCTAGATCAGGAGACCTGGGTTTTTTATTGTAGGTTCATACACTATTTTACCTTGTTAAAATTCTCTGCTTGGGTctcattatttacttatttaacaaCTATTTGCTGAGTGACTCCTCTGTGTCAGGTGCTATACTAATCTCCAGAGACAAAGAGATGCCTCTCACATCAGTTGTGAGCTCTGCTTTTCTTATCTGTACCCTTTCCTACTGCCACATCTACTTAAGCTCCTTCCTGCTGGATGATGTGATGGGGGCCATCTTATGGGACTCTTTCCCCTGTTCCTTTCCTATTATCTCCAGTGCCTAATGCCACTAGCTTCCaacatttctctttctgtgaaCATGCTTAAATTTCTCCCATACCAAAATAACAACCCTATTAATTCTCCCTGAACCCGATGTCCCTTTCAGTACTATCATCTTTCTCAGTCAACAAGTCATGATCAGAACTCCTGTTATGTGTCAGGCCAATATTGTGTTAAGTAttggggataaaaaaaaatgaatgggacATACTCTCTGTCCTCTAGAAAGTTAAGTGGCTACACAGAAAGCTGTTATTGTACATAAGAAAGTTCCTAATTGAGTTGGGATCTGTAGGATGAACAGGAGTTAGATATAGAGTTGGGAGGGTGAAGAGCACCAAAGCAGAGTACATAAAGTATGCAAAGACATAGAAACATCAAAATCATTGTGACTAGGAGAATACCAatctaatgtttttattttttaaagaggacCTGTGGGGATAATGGTGAGAGAAGAGACCGAGTAAAGAGGCAGCTCAGGGAGTTTTATCAGACATGTTACAAAGCTTGAATTTTACCCAAAGGCAATGGGTGACCAGGGTCagatttgtgtttttttccttcatttatattttgaaatcccTTCTCCCCATAGCTTCTGTAATAGAATAATTTCTTGGTTTTCTGTTTACTTCTCCTTAGTCTATTTCACAAGCTTCTCTGCCCATTTCTTCTAAATTGGTGTTTTTTTAGGACACTGTTCTAGGccttcttctctttctacttGCTTTACCATTTCAGGTGGATCTTAGAATTTCCCACAGAATTTCCTTTGACATCTAATGACTCTCAAGAATTTTccctgtgccaggcatggtggcccatgcctataatccagcaacttgggaggctgaggcaggagggttgcaagtttgaagccatccttagcaacttggcaagacccaaTCTTATcttataataatactaataatactattattagtattattattgaAGAAAGGGGCGTTTAAAAATTGAGCCACATctgtagcctttttttttttttgtattttatttagagacagggtctcactgaattgcttagggccttgctaagttgttgaggctggctttgaacttgagattctcctgcctcagcctcccgaactgctgggattactggtgtgcgcCACCATAACTGatggcaagaccctatcttaaaaaaaagaaaaacaaaagatgtaactcaatgataaagcacccttgggttaaagCATCCCagtgcaacaaaacaaaacaaacaaaacaaaaaataaacaaaaattcttcCTAAGCTTcagttatttatataattaactaCTTACTGAATGTCCTCACTTGGATATATCATAGTCACTTTCAAACTACTGGATCTACCCATTTACTCTTTTCCCTATAATCCCTATCTCTTTGTCCTTTAAGCCAAAGACCTAgaacaattatttattattattattgtaatacATTGTACAAGGGCAGTTGAAAAATGGCCACAAATTCTTTCACAATGCTCTCTGGAGATTATTTCAACTGAGGGAGTATAGCAAGAGTATGGGGTGTGACTTCTGAGGTTAGATAATAAAAAGTCACGTGGCTGCTTTCTGGATCTTTTGAAATACTTGTTGTTTGGTAGCTTCCTCTCAGAAATCTCTCTCTTGGAACCCAATTATCACATTGTAAGAAGCTGTGCTTGATAGTGCCAGTTGAGTTCAGCCTTTGAATTGTCCCAGCCCAGGCATTACACATGTGACTGATAAAAACTCTAGATAATTCCAGCTACCAGCCTCAAGTCAGCTTCAGGCATTTGGACTTCTAGATGAGGCTACAGACAGCATGGAGCAGATACAAGCCATTCCTGCCATGTTTTATTAGAATTCTCAGTTTCTGTAAGCATAATAAAATGGCTACTGTTTTATGACACTAAGTTTTGGGTGGTTCATTTCCCAGCATAACAGCCACAACAAATAAACATATAGAAAAGTGCACATTTCCTAAGGATATAGCTTGATAAGTTTTCACAATGTGAACACAACCACGTAACTAGCACTTAGATCAAGAAACAGAACATCACTAATCTCAGGAGTCATAGTTTGTCCACTTCTAATCAATACTTTTCCAAGGCTATTTATTACCCTGACTTTTTATACCTTAGCTAAGTTTTACCTAGTTTTGAATTTATATAAGCTATCAGTATTTaatccttcttctttcctttcagaTGAACCTAATCATcaacttgtctttttaaaaaatctttttagttgtagatggaacacaatactttaattttatttgtttttttatgtggtgctgaggaccagaaccaatgcctcacatgtgggagcaagcactctaccactgatccacaaccccagccctctcatcaAGCTTTTCTAATGTCCACATATCCACTACTCTGCATTCTTATCACACTACTTTGGGCCTTATTAGCTCTTGACTGACCTTTTACAAAGATTCCCTTACTATCAATCTGACCATACATAAAACTGTGTTTAATTCTCTATTGTCCCAaggataaaaatcaaaatttccacAGGGCCTGTAAAACTCTCCTGTACCTCACATTTATTCCTGTCTTTAACCTCATTTAACCTTTCCTCTGCATGTTGCCTAGGCTCTGGACACACTGTACTGATTGTTCAGAACACCTTCCACTTCTCTATTCTGCCTTGCCTGGGTATATGCTGGTCCTTTTGGCTGaaacttccatttcttcttcttctttttcttttcttttgaaagacCTTTAGTTTTGGACTAATTTCAGAGTTTTagaaaagatgcaaaaataaTACAGAACGTTGTAAACTCCTTATCCACATTCCCCTAATGTCATCATCTTACAGAAATCTAGAAAAATGATCAAAACCAGATAATTAACATTGGCACAATGTTTTGAACTACAGTCCTGATTTGAAACTTCAGcttctctaagtttttcttgtttccCAAGACTCAGCTCAGTATCTCCTACTGGAAGTCTTCCCTAAGCCCTTTCACCCTTCCTTCCGCCCATCCTCTGCATGCCCAAATCATCATGATAAGTGCTGTCCCAGATGTTTCTTCGAATATAGCACTTTTCGCACTACTTTGCGATAGTTTGTGTCTAGTTAAGGGTCTGAGGTCCTGGAGGGCAGAGATCTATTCTAATGGATCTGGAATCCAGCTTGACATGTAGGCACTTATTTCATGTTCCTTGGCTGACTGAAACAGCACCCAAAGGGTCACCGAGCAACACAATGCATAGGTGTTGTGGGTGACTGGCAGAGGTGGTAAAATGATCTAGTTCCTTTGCATTCAGCATTCTCCAGGGGTCCGCTTTTCACAGGTCCCGCCCACCTACTGACTCCTCCCCCAGGCCTAACCTTTAGGACTAGTCACGCCCTTCCACGCCCACTTGTTCACTCTAAGCACCTCCCAGTATCCGTGGCTACGCTCCTTGGCCCTAGTCTTTTCCAGCCCAGCCCACTCCTAAATCCCGCCTTGCTGGTCTTTTCCCTGCCTCTAAAAGTCCTGTCACTCCTTAGGTCCTGCCTTCTGCCCTCGGGTTCGACCTTTCCTTCCCAGGCTCCGCCCCCGTCCTGCACCTCTCCAGAGGTCTGCCCCTATGATATGCTGGAGTCCTTCTGAGGGGCGGGGTTTACAGTGCGAAGGGGCGGGACCTGGAAGAGAAGCGGCACTCCTTCCTCGGAACGTCGTCTGCCTCCCCGCCCCTGCGTTCGACCGTTGCCAGGAAACAAGAGTCAACGCTCTGTTTTTGGCCGGGCCCAGCCAATGAGCTGGCACGCCATTGCCCAGTTGTGCGTCGCTGGGCGGTTACGTGTGGTGCGCGGGGGCGCGGGATGCGTGTggcgcggggcggggcgcggCTAGTGCGCCTGAGGAACGATGGCGGCGGCCTGAACTCACCTAGTACCGCCGCGACGACAGGGCCTGGCCGGAGTCGGCGTTGTGTGAGTGAAGAGTATACGCAGACCGGAGGGCCCAGAGAGTCGCATGAGGGAATGAGGGACTGGGGAATGGTGGCACCGAATTTGGTGACTGTTGGTTGTGAGGGGACAGGGCGAGGGGTTGGCAGGTGGTGAGGGGCTAATGAGTGGGAAGGCAGGGTAGCAGGGTGAGAAACTAGGGATCAATGGACGAGTAAGAGGCTGGTTATGTGAGAGGAGGGGAAGTTTTATGAAGGGACAAGTTGAAGGAACTCATGAAAACGATTTACTAAGAGGCTGGGTCTCCTGAGGGCAAGGGGGAGGGACAGTCCTGGGACCAGAGTGAGTGGCTAAGGCTTGTGCAAGGAGTGGGAGAGTAAAGGGCGAAGGCGGGACCCTTGGGGATGGCAGTGAATTGACGAGGGAGCTGAAGGCAGGGCAAGGGAGGAGGGAATGAAGGTGATGAGACGTGGATATGGGTGTGAGGTGGTTGGTTCTGTGGCCTCCTTGGATGGACCGTCCTGTCCAGTGAAAACAGTAGTTTGGGATTGAGTAGGACAGCTTGGGTGGAAGTGTTGTGCACTTGTGTCCCATGCTCCCATGGgtttggagggggaaaaaaggcgTCATGGGCAATAGTAACTATGATaatgaaagtgatttttgaaGTTCTGTCACCAACAGCGTAATCATTGGAGCCCCATTTCCCTCAAGTTCTTCATTTGGACTGCAGACAAGGTGGACTCTTatgaagtttttttcccccctctctgcCTGCTTCTGAGCAACCTTACTCCACTGTTACTCTTTACATATCGTTGTCATCTATATTGGAATGACCACCTTCAGTTGCTAATTCTACTTTCATGGAAGTCACATATCACATATGACTATATTTAGACTCCCAAATAGGATggtctttctctccttttcttggaattaaattaaaaattacttcatTGAGGTAAATTTATGTACAACAACTCATATTTAAAAGGTACATGTGATTAGTTTTGACAAACATACATTTTTACAAAACCATCATTTTGaagatactaaatatttttaCCATCCCCAGAAGCTTTCTTATTCCTTTGCAATTAATTCCTCCTGCCACATTCTTTAATTGACATCACTTTATTAGTATTTTGCAAGTTCCCTTCTTTTCACCAACACAGACACATGAAAATTTTAGAGAGTTTATTTGTCATTCAGTGATAATCGACACTTTCAGAATACTGAAATTTCCTCTCCGCTAATGATCTGCCATGAGCTGAAGATGTCTTGATATCTCTCTAGTCTAAAACAAAATTGTCCTATCTAGATCATTCCCTGAGAATTAGGAGCAGCATCAGTCCCCATTCTGTTCCAGAGTCTTGGCTTTAGAACCAGCTCTTCTAACTATAGtatattttcattacttttctCTGGAGGCCAATAGGACTCCATACTGGTGGAACCCTTGGCAGCCTGCCCAGACAGCCAGGACCCTATAGGATCTGCATGGGTAATACAGGGTTTAGAGTAGTGTTCCTAAACCCTGGGCCAAGGGCTCAGTCCATGATAGTTTTCAGCTGTATGAgatgaaaggagaggaagagagcataGTGAGTTTTTCATTAAGATAAATTTATTCTgacattaataatttttcttcctttggtgtTAAAGTGCTTTTTCACCCATGAAATAATGGTGACAGTAGACggtgagttttttttaaaaaagatcctattttccaaaataaaaagcaacaactgtatttttaaaaaatttgtttctaCTGGTTaacaaaattctgaaatttaCAGTGTGATGGTGGCTATTGTTAATGTTGAGGAAGCATATAACATATTAAACAGTGATTCTGTTTAGCTTCTGACATTTGAAGAGCATTCATACTTTCATAGTAATCATTTGCTATGATTTACacagaaatttcaaattttactagaTTTACATTGATACCTTGTGTTGTAGGCAAAGGAAATAATTCTTATAAATGAAGAATCACATTCAGAAGCTAGAAGTCACATATGGATAAAGTGGCAAAACTGGACTCAGAACTTGGTTTCAGAGTGAGTGTGACTTGGGGAAAGATTTGTAAATAGAATAAAAGTGATTTGGGACAGAGAATCTAAGActgacaaagttttttttttttttttaaagattcgtAATTGTTCTGTTTCCAAAAGAGAGATTAAAGGGGCTTTGAGGGCACAGAGTTGAGGGTTTTGTTTAATACTTTGTCAATGACATGGTAACAGGTATGCATAGCACTTGGATAACATCAAGATAATGATAGGATAAGCAAAGTTGCATATTAGAGGATTCTTAGGAACTGTCCAGATTCTTAGTTGCACTTGATGGTAAGCTTATTGTATGCTATACTGAACTCTTCATTGAAATAGTAGTTTGTTAAATATAAAAGATTTATGTTCGAGAAGATGAAacagatgaagatgatgatgtaGACATAGGAACATGTTTGGGGGTGTTGTATGTAGCTGTTTATTTCATatctgctatgtgccaggcactctgctAAGTGCTGGAACAAAAAACTAATTCCtttacatattcattcatttatgcactCAGCAAATACTTCTTGAGCATATTGACTGTTCTCCTGTTGCTTCCATTTTATGGGATAACAAAATAAGTAATGTCCTATGAAATCTCATGGAGTTTGCAGGCACATGAAAAAATAGTTTCAGTTTAGagaatgtgaaatataaaaatataccataATGAGGTGATTACTTCTCTGTCTAGTCTGTCTCTCACTGTGTTCCAAACATACATATCCAGTGATCTATTTATCTCTACAGGTATCTCAAAATTAACATGTCTAAAACAGAACTTATATTTATATCCTGAAAATGTGCTTTTGTAACCTGTCTCACTTTAGACAAGGACTTCATCATTATCCTTCATTCTTTCTGCTCCTTTATCCCCTGAATTCAGTCACTAAAATCTTAATACGTTTTCTTCTCTgttatcttttttctatttatttccattACCATGGCTTCATTATTAAAGCCTTGGTTTAGGTCCTGTTCATctctcttatgatttttttttgggggggggggtgtattgCCTTAAAACTTGCTCTTTTCTAGTTCATCCCTAGAATGGTctttctaaaaatgcaaatttgatcACAGAACTCATTGGCTGTGTCCTTTAGGACAACATCCAAATTTTTTAACATGGCCTCATTTGGCCTTATTTTACCTCTTCAGCCTCATCTTCTGCCATTCCCTACTTTGTATTCTAGCTTGAATAGAATTGTTCATAGTTCTCTAATGAACACATTACTGTTTTGAGCCTTGAAATCTTTGCAGTAGCTGCTGCTTCTACTCagaatgccttttcttttctatccagtgaacttttcttattcttttaggATTGGTTTCACCTCCTCTTTGACATCTTTGTCAATGTCATTTAACAGAAGTAGAGATAACCATGTGTGAGGTGAGGATTTGGTGTTGTAATAGGAATCACTATGTGATAGAGGTGCGCTTCCTGATTATAAGGCTCTGCTGAAGTCCTATGAAAAGATCCTTGTAAGAAGTAGAGATGGTATTGGGGAGAGGGGAGGTGTGAGTTTGGACCATATCCTGACACTCTGTCTGAGGGATGGAAAAGCTGGGAGGTATGTATGAGCTGAGCTCTAGAGGTAGGCTCCTACTGGGTGGTTCCCCCCACCCcttgccctttttattcttttgaggtTTAATCTGGTCTTTCTACTTTCAGTATTTAGGATAAAAGCCCATTCATGCTTCTTATATTGGTAATCAGTCTTCTTGCCTGTGAAGAACCATTGTAGGGAGCGGTAAACCTTAGGACTTTACTGATATGTTCTTGGAAAgtctttttggtttctttctgcCTGATGTAGATACTGCAGATGTATCCCTGCCCCCAGCTCTCTCCTGTTTGCCTCTCCCAGGGCAAAGGTTCTTAGGTAAAGCTGAGCCACTTCCTCCCCTGGGTCTGCTGTTCTGAGACTGATTGACACTCTTGCTGTATGTACCTATAAAGTTGTATTTTGGACCCAAGGTGAGGGCCTCACCATGGCCATTTGGAAGTCTTGAGAGATCAGCATCTTCTTCCCCTTTTTACTGTGTGAGTGAGCCTGAAGGTAAATCTGGAAAGAGGGGAGTCTACCCTTGTTT
It includes:
- the Cnga4 gene encoding cyclic nucleotide-gated channel alpha-4; the protein is MSQDSKMKTTESSPPAPSKTRKKLPVLDPSGDYYYWWLNTMVFPVMYNLIIIVCRACFPDLQHGYLLAWFVLDYTSDLLYLLDIIVRFHTGFLEQGILVVDKGRIASRYVRTWSFLLDLASLIPTDAVYVQLGPHIPTLRLNRFLRVPRLFEAFDRTETRTAYPNAFRIAKLMLYIFVVIHWNSCLYFALSRYLGFGRDAWVYPDPALPGFERLRRQYLYSFYFSTLILTTVGDTPLPAREEEYLFMVGDFLLAVMGFATIMGSMSSVIYNMNTADAAFYPDHALVKKYMKLHHVNRRLERRVIDWYQHLQINKKMTNEVAILQHLPERLRAEVAVSVHLSTLSRVQIFQNCEASLLEELVLKLQPQTYSPGEYVCRKGDIGREMYIIREGQLAVVADDGVTQYAVLGAGLYFGEISIINIKGNMSGNRRTANIKSLGYSDLFCLSKEDLREVLSEYPQAQAVMEEKGREILLKLNKLDVNAEAAEIALQEATESRLRNLDQQLDDLQTKFARLLAELESSALKIAYRIERLEWQTREWPIPEDLTEADDEGEPGEGTSKDRGGRASQERPSGPE